TCGTTAAAAAACTTTTACAATTTTGTAATAGAAACATTTCAAGAAAGCAAAATCACATCCTTATCATTCATAACCAAACAAAATGAAGGAACATGTAACATGCTTATTTGGAACCCCCAAGGGAGAAATGGAGGGAGAGAAGGATGTATATATGCCAGGAGATGGTTTACATCCTTGAACCTAGAGTCTGTAGAACTTACTTGTGCCTGTCATCTTTTGCAGATGCTTGATGATTCCCTCCCACCTGTTCACTCGGGAGAACCATGTTTTGTGATGTTTCCATCTGAAATTCCTGCTCCGGTAAAACAAAATCCCACATAAAATCTGGAACCTCTGGGGACCAAGGTTCGGTCTGGCCATCATTCTCTGATATTGAGCTCGCTAAAAGTCGTTCAAAATATTCCATCGGAGGAAGATCCCCTCCTGGAGGCAAAGATGAGTTAGCCCCAAGTGACATGACATCCCCATTTGTGCACAAATCATTGACTCCATTCGACATGTGCTGTAAATCGGGTGACACATCAGCATTTGGCACTGGCGACATAGATGGCCTCAGGGTTTCAGGCACAAAAGGCTGGTATCTGATAATCTGCCCATCAGATGAAGTCTGGGAACCACCAACAACACCCTGTTCCAGGGCAGGAAGCCTTCTTTTTTTATTTGCCTCAGTCCACCTATTATTCCCACTCTGCTGCATTAGTTGGGCCAAAAATCCAGGACTCTTGACCACCATGGCCAAAAATGACATCATTTGTTGCTGGTGCTGTTCCATACCTTGTACACGTTGTCTCAAAATAACAAGTTCATGGTCAGTGTTTTGCTGATGCTGCCTGAGTTTTACCAGCTCCTGCATGAGGACATTCTTGTCCCTCTTAAGCATTTCAATTTCTTCCTTTGGCCCAAATTTTCCAACCTCAACGCATGCATTTACAGATGAATTTCTCCCATCGGACTGATGCTGTTGACCAGAATTATGGGAAGGCTTCTTCCTTATGATAGTCTTCAGCAAATCCTTCTGGCCCCTCAGAAATCCCTCATTTGCAAATTCATATCTATCAGGATCGACCTTTCGGAAACCCTGTTAACAGAAATGTGATCATTTATACTACACATAGAACAAGAAGTTTATAAAAGCCCTTCCAACCTAATTAAACTGACTAAAATAACATAGACATCAAGATACTGACTGTCAACAAATAATCCATTGCAGTTGAACCAAAAAACTGCTATTCATATTTACCTAAATAAGTGATTGCTTATGAAAATGAAGTCCCATGGAACCCTAAAAGAGGGATAACGGTCCGCACAATTCACAGTGAACATGGTCGTTTACAACAATTGTATCCAGCTTCTTATTTCAATATAGCTTTGACAGTGTACAAGATTGACCAAGATTGGATATTGCTCTTTCCGCATGAACCACATAGCTAAATTTCTTCAGGATGAATTTACCTCTTGCAATGTACAAGCTACACTGGGACTGCATTTCAATCTTTCCAGGTGAACCACAGTTAAACTTGTTCCAGTTAGTGCTTCTTTGAACAATAATGAGGATAAACCAACAGAACAAAAAAAGTAAGCAACATCTTAAGGATTGACCTTCTTCTAGCTTCATCTCTTTTATTTTTGCATCTCTTTTGTGGAATATGtgatccacatcattagaccCTCAGTGCATCATCATCTTGCATGCTACAATGGATAGATCAATAGGTCAAAATCATTAAGCCCATCCTCATCTTTATTCCTTTACTGTTCAATTTCTCTCCTTTCGCAATTCACTTACTATCAACAATCCATatacataaaaagagaaaaattgcAATCATCAAACAACAAACACTTACTAAAAGCTGACCAAAACGTTTCATGCCATCATTTTCTGGGAACCTTCATCCCATCATTAGTCATTCAGATAACAGGTGGCATCTTTCTGCAACTAGCACATTAATGTTCGACAAAATTTAATCATATTCCTTTCAATTTTTGAGCTGACTTTTGCAGCTAGATGTTGCCTTAACACCAACCATCCTCCTGTTCTCATTAACATATACAGACAGAATCAGCATTCAGCAATTTTAAGAAAACAACACTAGTTTGCAATGCCCATAATAATCGTAAATGCCAATACTTGGGCTAAAAGAAATGTCACAGCTAGTGCCTATACTCGCATTACAATTCTTCACATTACAATTCTTGCAGTATTACTGAAAATCTATCTCATTTCTATATCATTATTAGTATATTAATGTTGAAGGTTACTAGTTGACACTAAAATATCACCAGTGCAATAAAGTCTTTGGGCCTTCGGCCCCTTAACAGACTTCAACTTCTGTGTAGGTCCCTAGCCCGGTGCAACAAAGAGACTAGCACAGCTGGATACAGGACACCACCTGAGAAACCCTTTAGGAAGAGGCACATATGCACAAATATGAGAAGAAATGAAGCCTTTATCAGCTACTTCATGCAATATTGATTCTTAGGAGAGCACTTGTAGACAACCCTGCATCTCTTATGAAAGTTCATAATTAAATGTTATGTTTCATAAGTTGTCACTTTTTAATCCACAATCACAAGGGATCAGGTTCGGTATTGCACGGTGTAAGAGTATCTCAATCATCAAAAAACTTGAGTGAGATCAAATAGTCTTGTCATAATCTTTAATTTGTGGACCATCAAATCCATCCTTTATCCCAGAACAATATCAGATTGCGACACGTAAGGTCATAAACAACATCACAAATAGACCATACGGTAATACACCAAAAATTAACAAAGACTAACAACTAAGTGATTTACTAATTGAGGTAATGTCACTTGACACAAAATACCAGCATCCTGAATCTACAgcacaaaaaaatttagatctctcCAAATTTTCCAGTAGTCATTATGTGAACATAGTTCTCCCTTCcaacaaaattttaaattcttatcttGCAGATATAATTCTTTGTGCCAGGGAAATGAGCTTAGAAGGCAACCTCAATAACCATAAGGGTTTCAGGAGAAGAGGGAAAGACCTAAACAATATGTAGACATTtctagaagaaatttttttttaaaaaaaaaaagccaacttGGATAGAAGTAAATCAAGATTTACAAAGCCAACAGTTGAATCAACTAGATGGGATTATCGGTGTTCAATAGTGGTGAAAGCATGGTTTTCAGAACCGTCCTGAACCGGACCGATGGGCAACTGGGACGGTTCCGACAGGAAAAATGGCACACACCGATGCCGGGGTGCcggggaagaaagagagggaaatagaggaagagagagagaagaggagagggagaggctaTCAGAGACCAACGGTGGTCCTTTGTGGCCGTCGAAGGGCCACAGAAACCTCCGTGGCTCAGTTTACCCGATAAAACTAACGCAACGAgcgagaaaaaggagagaggccATCGGAGACGGACCGACGGGACGGCAAAGGGGCCGTCGGAGGTCTCTGAGCGACCATCGTGGCCACCAGGTGGCAGAAGCGGCGCGGGCAGAGTTATGGCCACAGAACAGGGGCGGTTGCCCCTGTTCACGCGTCAACCcttttttaaaaaggaagatgaaCAGTGGCACCTGGTTTGCCAGCTTcactttttaagaattttttaaaaaaaatttaaaaatattgaaatcGGCAATCAATTTGTCGGCTTCACTAttcaatacttaaaaaaaaaaagtcaaaaatagTAAAGCCGGTAAACCCATTGCCCACTTCACCGTTGTCTTTTTAAAAAAGCCCCTGAAATAGGAGACTTAAGAAAGCCTCTTGTTTCATGGCCACGGAGCCGAAGGTGGCATTTATGCCGCCCGACGGCCACAGCAGCCTCTCTGCCAGAACCCCCCCTCGGTCCGGTTcttccccccctctctcttctctcttttctcccaCGGATGACGCAGAGCTGCGGTGCCCACCACGGCCCTCCGAGAGCCCGTGCAGCCCTCGGGTGGCCACTAACAACATCCGCTGCCTCAACctccttccctcccctcctctctctttctcttcctctcttttcctcctctacGGTTCGTCCCTTCTTTCGTTGGTTTGCGCCGGTCTGGTATGGGGCCGTGCCAGACCGTGCCACTGGCCGGCCGGCCGGAATGGCCACCGGTACCCGTATTCAAAAccttggatgaaaaatatgacaTGACCCTTCTTGCAAAATCCTCGCTCTGCAATTCAACTAACCTTAACTTTGATGGTTGTGCGCACGTGCACATGCTCATAATCGGAACTGCAATCCTTGCAAAAACAACACTTACATCAAgaaggtaagttttttttttttccttctcttttttatCTCATGACAGCACGTTCTACTTTAGATCATGTTCCCATCTAACGAAATCCCTAAATGAGCAAGAAACTACTCTGCACGGAATGCAACCAACCTCTATTGTGCACTTCATCAACAAAAACATCACAAGCAACATCCTCTCATGAACATCAAGCAAAGAAAACATCAGAATCCATTCGGTCGGCAGACTACATCGATCCAACTCATGAAAACCCCCCAAAAAGAGGAATAAAAGAAAATCTCAATGAGAAACCGATTACATCTATTAGTAGGAGGAGGGGAAGAGTCTCACGTAGGTGTTAAGCTGGCGAACGAAGCTAGAGAGGTTGCTGTGTTTGAAGTACTTGGGGAGGAGGTCCCGGCAGAAGGATGCCGGGTCCCAGATCACGAAGCTGTTGTTGGTCTTGCTCCAGGACACCGTCCCGTCCGTCTGCGGATCGTCCACCATCTCGTAGCACTTGCTCAAGAAGGGCGGCACGACCGGGACCAGCGAGCTCCCGCCACCGCCGCCCTTTTCGACCTCCATTTCTGCTCTCCGGAAGAagaagagatcgaaggagcgatgGTTTAGATTCGACTGGATTCAACCGGAAGGACGAACCCTAACCCTacttgaagaggggagaggggagaggagatACCGAGGAGTTGGGGGAGAGCTTTCGCGGGTAGCCTGGGACTCGTTAAAGTTCGCTGAACTTTTATGGATTAGCGCTGCGCCTTAAATGCCATCGTCAGAGGTGGGACCCGCCCGACTCATCCATTTCCTAGCTCTACTGGGTCCCGCATGTCAGGTGGTGGGCCACCCGGCCCACCAGTTCGAATCCAAAACCTACCGGACACGGCGACGGTGGACAACTCCCAGGTTGCACGACTATTGATGCAGAGGAAACTAGTGCCTCTTCTTTTCCAAGTCTACTGTGGTTTGCATTTTACCAAAGCTAGAATAGGTATTCTCACACGGACAGGATAGCTGAATGGAAGAATGATGAGGATATTGTggaaaattataaatttggagACACATGAATTGGAGCTTTAATAATAGAGTAGTGGAAAAGATGGAATAGATATATGTCCAGGCACCAAGAGATTGCATTTGAGAAAGGAGAGATAGGGTGTTTCACGCCATAAGGCATTTAAGGATTATGAGTTgagataataattattattttactaaattaaaagatataaatttgatcgatcagatcagatcaaatcattttaaaattatcatatagataatttaataaaattatgagaaataaaatctaaaaatatatgatctgatcaaagaggatgtcggtgtaccgtccgacgatcacagatcaaaaatccatcacgaagatcatttaaattcatcatcattcttctcaaaattctagaaatcttaggagagagaaataatccagagggaagattctaaagagagaaagtagaaagagaaagtccaattctagagagaaaaaatactagttcaggctgaagagagagaggaaagagagaaaaattttttttctcatattttattatttatatcattatttattaattaatttaataatttttcttttcttttcttttctctctcttaaatattctctctcttgattgattatctctctaaaaaggttagtgaatgaagaaatttcttttaatagtcttgatctgattctaatgaagaatcctgatccatagtTGTCAGACagtgtactggcacccaccttaatcagaccatgaatctttagatttgatcatccatgatttcaatctagccatgacttgatttgatcatgtcgatttcaccaatcgagatattggaccaatcgtaatgttggattgtgtcatctgatcaattcgaattgtacctcatgaattctctctcttctgattttctctcttcacttgattttatgaaatcgatgaagaaacctcggtcctatcactttgaatccgatttgatctgatagtcaaactttggatcgtttaggttctaattagattctgattagatgaaattaaatgatcggacccaatctaaaccgttgaaatatgatattcatattttttttaattattgaaattgattctgtataggattgtgaatGTTTGACCATGGGATAttgcaatatgatctacgaacagaatttttgaaagaaaatttatagaattatgtggatttattggaatgcgttcgagataagtaatattttattttttttagatttatcgataaattataatatatttttctgacatgatttgtaaaacgatgcatgaattggatgaatagtattttgttatgaaaacatcttatttgaaatgttatgatgaagcatgattgaacatattgatttcatgatgcattatattgattgatttcgatactacatgattatatattttattatcgaaattagaatatgaaatatgattttgaagaattatgatataagaaacattatgaattgacaacctgactgtgtaaaggaccccgccaatgggggtatatacgttggcaattgattgtcctaaaAATTTATggcgccagcgagaccagcgacatgtcgtcagagagaccagcgacaaaccgccagcgagaccagcggttccaaaggacatggctgccagatgattcgcagcctatcgcaagcagatacgcggtattatgaccctgccacagaaaaaatgtggtcatagcttatggttgacgaaaaaaattgaagaacaaaagaaattgaaatcttgaaagaaacttgaattttcgaaaaaaaaatgaatttggcatgaattatattgcataattgaaattgatttcgaattgatgaactctatatgtttattttctataaatgattatttacttatatgcctgatgaaatctgttgagaagtgatcattgtttactgggctgtctagctcattacctcttgttttactgtttttatagatgttaaggaattaagatgatacaagatatgaatagaagagtgatcagaagcagaatctctatacttttattttcggttgaaagtcttattgaatttgatgtaaagactatgaatcattgttgaatttattgagacattaaagaaaaaaatttaggtcgttatgttttggatttaaattattgaataattatttcgctgttattttaggatagcatgataagatgccttgcgtgtttatgggaagagttttctatgagtatgcggcggttgctatgaccctcgattcacaatctcgggtcgggggcgtgacaattaatatggtatcagagctactacATTGTAACTTGTAGTAGTGACCCTCGATTCACTAAAAGGTTAGTaataccactataattgtcacgcccccgatccgagattgtgaatcaagggtcatggcaaccaccgcatactcatagaaaactcttcccataagcatgcaaggcatcttatcatgctattctaaaagcaacagcggaataattagtcaataaattaaatccaaaatataatgatctaaattcttctttaatatcttcaataaattcaacaatgattcatagtccttacatcaaattcaataagactttcaacctaaattaaaagtatgaagattctgcttctgatcactcttccattcatatcttgtatcatcttaattcttcaacatctgtaaaaatagtaaaataggaggtaatgagctagacagcctagtaagcaatgatcacttctcaatagattttatcaggcatttaagtaaataattatttatagaaaataagtatatagagttcatcaattcaaaatcaatttcaattatgcaatataattcatgccaaattcatttctttttcgaaaattcaagtttctttccagatttcaatttcttttgttcttaaattcttttcatcaaccatgagctatgaccatattttttctgtggcagggtcataataccatatatctgcttgcggtaggctatgaatcatctggcagccatatcctttggaactgctggtctcgctagcggtttgtcgctggtctctctggcgatatgtcgctgatttcgctggtgacataaaccctcaggacaatcaattgccaacgtatatgcccccattggtggggtcctttacacagtcaggttgtcaattcataatatttcttatatcataattcttcaaaatcatatttcatattctaatttcgataataaaacatataatcatgtagtatcaaaatcaatcaatataatgcatcatgaaatcaatatgttcaatcatgcttcatcataacatttcaaataagatgttttcataacaaaatactattcatccaattcatgcatcgtttcacaaatcatgtcaaaaaaatatattataatttgccgataaatctagaaaaaataaaatattacttacctcgaacgtattccaataaatccacataattctataaattttcttccaaaaattctgtttgtAGATCATATTACGATATCCCATGGTCAAACattcacaatcctatacagaatcaattttcataattagaaagaatatgaataccatatttcaacggtttagattgggtccgatcatctaatttcatctaatcagaatctaattaggacctaaacgatccaaagtttgactatcagatcaaatcggattcaaagtgataagaccgaggtttcttcatcgatttcataaaatcaagtggagagagaaaatcagaggagagagaattcatgaggtataattcgaattgatcaggtgacacaatccaacattacgatgggtccaatatctcgattgatgaaatctacgtgatcaaatcaagtcatggctagatcggaatcatagatgatcaaatctaaagattcatggtctgattaaggtgggtgccagtacgctgtctgataatcatggatcaggattcttcattagaatcagatcaagactattaaaagaaatttcttcattcactaacctttttagagagataatcaatcaagaaagagaatattttagagagagaaaattctagagagagaaaactcatcttgaattcttcagacaatataattcaacaaattcgatcgatcagatcaaatcatgctgaaattatcatgtggataattcaataaaatcatgagaaataaaatctaaaaatatctgatctgatcaaagtggatgtcggtgtaccgtccgatgatcacagatcaaaaatctatcacgaagatcatttaaattcatcatcattcttctcaaaattctagaaatcttaggagagagaaataatccagagggagaattctagagagagaaagtcccattctagagagaaaaaatactagttctgactaaagagagagagggaagagagaaaaattttctttctcatattttattatttatatcattatttattaattaatttaataatttttttcttttcttttctttcttttcttttctttttcttcacgaaagagagaggagaaaatcctatttattattattatattattattattttatttttcttcttctttttttcttttttttttcttttcttttcattcttcttcttttcttcttcttttcccgtgcttcctttggccgaaacaggggatcttaaatcccctcattggttggccggccgACGGCCGTCGACAGGAGGGGAGGCGATCCGGCGGCAAGAGGGGGACCAaatcgatggtcggcggtgaccaccgacgacgaaaaaatggcaaaatgcacatcggcacgggaagaaaaacaggggagaagactcccgaacggagtcttcttcctcctctcgccggctctcaatcggagtcagagacgagctccctccggctctatttaaggaggagatccctcctctctcctttccatcgaaaatcctaagctcaatcgacggcaatcgccgaaaaatccaccgcggaagaccgtccctgtgccgtccaatttctcgccggaaaagtttcgccggcgacggaggtaagcctcctccctttcctctcttctcccccttttaGTGACCCTCATTTTACTACTACATTGTAACTTGTAAAAAGTTAATTAGTTTATATTTAAATTCTGCTTATAATTTCAACTTTGTTGAGCCCTTTGATGAAGCCCATTGACCTCATCCTGGTTCTCTCTCGAgcatttcttttattaaaatctGAGGAACTAGAAaagagcctctctctctctctctctctctctgtgtgcccGCTAACAAGATATTCTTACGTTGGAAAATAGGAAGCTTATATCATAGCCATTCTGCATGAACAAGATAAATGATAGAAAACCAAAATAaggagattaaaaaaaataagaaacaaaagaAGGGAAATCACTTTTCTCACAGGAAAATGAGAGAAGATCAAACTTGACTGTTAGATGTACAAGTACTGAAtaccatatacatatatacatatgtacaaatacatacatacatatatacatatatagagagagagagagagaccgggGGGAGGTAAACTAGGCTATACAGAACCAAATTTAAAGCTAGCTCCAATTATAATATCGAAACATGGAAGCATGATGATGATAATCGAAGCTATTAAATGTAATAGATCATACCTACTAAAACATAAAACAAAATTCATGCATTTTAGGAATCTCTTGTGAGATGCACAAGCAAGATATCTCTAAAATACATAATTTTAAGTTTGAAGATGGTTTATCCTTTTATTTAACCTAATCAGATGTGGCTCCGaatcatacatacatatgcatgcatgcatacatacatatatacatacatacgtacacatacacatatatgcacatacatacatatatttatgtatccacatatatgtatacatccatatatatagtatgtatttatttatgtatgtatgtatgtattttctATCCAAATCATTTTGTATTTGGAAAGATTAGAAAAGCAAACTTAGAGACAAAATCTCTATAACTTCACTTCTCTCCTACTTTGAAGATTCATGTGAGTGGGTTTtggctctctccctctctctctctctctctctctcgctctcactCGCTCACTCATTCATTTTTCCTTTGTTCTCTCAGAATTTCCCAATCCAGAATGACGAATTACACATATAGCACCTGCAATGTCCTCCCAGAAAAATATacaagaaaatatcaaaaaatccaATTGATCATGAAAAAGTTAGGAGGGGAAGGGGGCCTTACATAAGTATGTAGTTGGCGTACAAAGCTAAAAAGATTATCGTGCTTGAAGTACTTGGGGAGGACATCCAGACAGAAGGAGACTTTATCCCAGATCACGAGGGTGTTGTTGGTTTTACCCCAAGACACTATTTGGTCTGTCAGTGGATCATCCACCATCTCGTAGCATTTGATGAGAAAAGGCGGGACAACAGTGTCAAATGATATCTCACCTTTTCCTTTACCAGCTTCCATTGCTCCTTTTTAGAAGAAAGGAAGGATGAGAATTATAAAGAGTGACAAATTGGATTGGAAGCGAGGAGACACTCTAACCCTAGCCGTAAGTTCTtagatggaagaaaagaagacagGGAAGAAAATACTTTGCAGGGTCTAAGAAACAAAAAGATAGGATTTTATTTTCCTCTGCTCTAAATATGTTTTAATTACATGCCATAATTAGGTACCAAATCCATTTAAGCACCCCCTGTAACAGCATGTCCACTGGTTTGAGGCTATTCAGCCCATTAGTTTCAGCCCAAAGCTCGTTAGAGACACCAGGGTAGCATTTGATTTGGGAATAACACAAGTATTTGGAAAATCTAGGTGCcactaaggatatgtttttttttttttttccttgtggaAACTGGCTTGGTTAAGGCTACCAATGCAACTGCTTGCTTCATGAAAGAGGTATTCTTCGTAATCAGCACTAATTATGTGATCTTTGTCCACAACCAATTGAGCATCCATAGCATGTTATTATTCAATGCCCCTTTGCAATATATTGTTGGCGCACACTTGATACTTGGTTCTCAGTTGGCTTTATACCTTTATCTTTACCGGCTTTGGTCTCCTTTTGGTTAAAGCAAAGGTGGAGAATGGTGTCTAGGCTAGCTATGCATATAAAGCTTGCCTCCTCTGGTTTTCTAGAAATTAAAGagttttttattcataaaatttcaaCCCTAATGATATGCTtagaatgctaaatatattttgtgTGGACATGTTTATAAATCAAGTAGACatcttttttttggtaagaatcaAGTAGACATCTTTATTACTCAGTCGAGGAACTGAGCCCCTgctaatctttttctaatttgctGAATGGCCCCTCTCCTTGCAGTATTAAAGGTGAATTTTGAtgggacaaaaagaaaagaaaaagctaTATTGGCTCATGTTACTGGGGATCATGTAGGTAATCTAATGACACCTGGTGGACAACTATCCTCTTCATCTTCTGTTCTTCCTGCTAAACTAATGGGGTTTGGGTGGGGCTTTTTTATGCTGTAGAAATCTGTCATACTATAAACGTACGGGTAAAAGGGGAATCCAGCACCATTATTATATGGATTTGTCATTCTTCTACAAGAAGGTTATCAATGGACCCTCTAATGAAAGATATATTATCTTGAATCTCAACT
The sequence above is a segment of the Elaeis guineensis isolate ETL-2024a chromosome 7, EG11, whole genome shotgun sequence genome. Coding sequences within it:
- the LOC105048482 gene encoding heat stress transcription factor A-1 isoform X2, whose product is MEVEKGGGGGSSLVPVVPPFLSKCYEMVDDPQTDGTVSWSKTNNSFVIWDPASFCRDLLPKYFKHSNLSSFVRQLNTYGFRKVDPDRYEFANEGFLRGQKDLLKTIIRKKPSHNSGQQHQSDGRNSSVNACVEVGKFGPKEEIEMLKRDKNVLMQELVKLRQHQQNTDHELVILRQRVQGMEQHQQQMMSFLAMVVKSPGFLAQLMQQSGNNRWTEANKKRRLPALEQGVVGGSQTSSDGQIIRYQPFVPETLRPSMSPVPNADVSPDLQHMSNGVNDLCTNGDVMSLGANSSLPPGGDLPPMEYFERLLASSISENDGQTEPWSPEVPDFMWDFVLPEQEFQMETSQNMVLPSEQVGGNHQASAKDDRHK
- the LOC105048482 gene encoding heat stress transcription factor A-1 isoform X1 — protein: MEVEKGGGGGSSLVPVVPPFLSKCYEMVDDPQTDGTVSWSKTNNSFVIWDPASFCRDLLPKYFKHSNLSSFVRQLNTYGFRKVDPDRYEFANEGFLRGQKDLLKTIIRKKPSHNSGQQHQSDGRNSSVNACVEVGKFGPKEEIEMLKRDKNVLMQELVKLRQHQQNTDHELVILRQRVQGMEQHQQQMMSFLAMVVKSPGFLAQLMQQSGNNRWTEANKKRRLPALEQGVVGGSQTSSDGQIIRYQPFVPETLRPSMSPVPNADVSPDLQHMSNGVNDLCTNGDVMSLGANSSLPPGGDLPPMEYFERLLASSISENDGQTEPWSPEVPDFMWDFVLPEQEFQMETSQNMVLPSEQVGGNHQASAKDDRHNIS